In the Oceanithermus desulfurans genome, one interval contains:
- a CDS encoding PaaX family transcriptional regulator, translating to MRARSTLFTLYTELVYPDDTVWIGQLVHWMERLGFSEPAVRAAVSRSAARGWVIPERKGRRAYYRLSPRVYWQVRQVRRRLCEMHDAVWDGYWRILVYAVPEGLRSQRDKFRNELVLLGYGTPAAGVWVSPTADLEATRELVGYYGLEPYVEFFRAERVGAQPEPRLVERAFHLEEAAERYRALNARMDALPAEPAPEEAFVSLVRLVHEARKVLFFDPGLPPELAPAGFDGRRSLERFAQVRKRLRAAAEPILAEAAVT from the coding sequence ATGCGGGCCAGGTCCACCCTCTTCACGCTGTACACCGAACTGGTCTACCCCGACGACACCGTCTGGATCGGTCAGCTGGTCCACTGGATGGAGCGGCTCGGTTTCAGCGAGCCCGCGGTGCGCGCCGCCGTTTCCCGTTCCGCGGCGCGCGGCTGGGTGATTCCCGAGCGCAAGGGGCGGCGCGCCTACTACCGGCTCAGCCCCCGCGTCTACTGGCAGGTCCGGCAGGTGCGCCGGCGCCTTTGCGAGATGCACGACGCGGTCTGGGACGGCTACTGGCGCATCCTCGTCTACGCCGTCCCCGAGGGGCTGCGCAGCCAGCGCGACAAGTTCCGCAACGAACTGGTCCTCCTGGGCTACGGCACCCCCGCCGCGGGGGTCTGGGTGAGCCCCACGGCCGACCTGGAGGCGACCCGGGAGCTGGTGGGCTACTACGGCCTCGAGCCTTACGTCGAGTTCTTCCGCGCCGAGCGCGTGGGCGCGCAGCCGGAGCCGCGGCTGGTGGAGCGGGCCTTCCACCTGGAGGAGGCCGCCGAGCGCTACCGCGCCCTGAACGCGCGCATGGACGCCCTCCCCGCCGAGCCGGCGCCCGAGGAAGCCTTCGTGAGCCTCGTGCGGCTGGTGCACGAGGCGCGCAAGGTGCTCTTCTTCGACCCCGGTCTGCCCCCCGAGCTCGCGCCCGCGGGCTTCGACGGCCGGCGCAGCCTGGAGCGCTTCGCGCAGGTGCGCAAGCGGCTGCGGGCGGCGGCGGAGCCCATCCTCGCGGAGGCGGCGGTCACCTGA
- a CDS encoding S41 family peptidase translates to MMRSLFLTLVLASGLAAAAAPDYLTRFDQAWRLVDEYYWDVNHLGVDWRAVGERYRPRVAAAASWDEVYRLLDRMYGELGDDHSRVLAPDEARTALRGALCLPLPFPVERPRPPVPAAEPAPADDGAGSGAPEAPAGKEEAGWDPFSYRRLEGGLAYLRVPQLVEPDVAGRLAEAVRGLESEGVRGYILDLRDNPGGLAYVMAEVAGVFMRGLPWRIVTRTKGVTPQPTLPFWGRPLTDKPLVVLINGNVNSAAEGLAGALKRAGRARLVGETTAGNTEVVLPYCFPDGGVAMLASGVLAPVGAPTWEGRGVEPDLVVAGEEAQLEAAVNLLRGR, encoded by the coding sequence ATGATGCGAAGCCTCTTCCTGACCCTCGTGCTGGCGTCGGGGCTGGCCGCCGCTGCGGCGCCCGACTACCTGACCCGCTTCGATCAGGCCTGGCGGCTGGTCGACGAGTACTACTGGGACGTGAACCACCTGGGCGTCGACTGGCGGGCCGTGGGTGAGCGCTACCGCCCCCGGGTGGCCGCGGCCGCTTCCTGGGACGAGGTCTACCGCCTGCTCGACCGCATGTACGGCGAACTGGGGGACGACCACTCCCGCGTCCTTGCCCCCGACGAGGCCCGCACCGCGCTGCGGGGGGCTTTGTGCCTGCCGCTGCCCTTCCCGGTCGAGCGGCCCAGGCCCCCGGTGCCCGCCGCAGAGCCCGCGCCCGCCGACGACGGCGCCGGCTCCGGGGCGCCCGAGGCGCCGGCCGGGAAGGAAGAGGCGGGTTGGGACCCCTTCAGCTACCGCCGCCTCGAGGGCGGCCTCGCCTACCTGCGCGTGCCCCAGCTCGTGGAGCCGGACGTCGCGGGCCGGCTGGCCGAGGCCGTGCGCGGCCTCGAGTCCGAGGGGGTGCGCGGCTACATCCTCGACCTGCGTGACAATCCGGGCGGTCTGGCCTACGTGATGGCCGAGGTGGCCGGCGTCTTCATGCGCGGCCTGCCCTGGCGTATCGTCACCCGCACCAAGGGGGTGACGCCGCAGCCCACGCTCCCCTTCTGGGGCCGGCCGCTGACCGACAAGCCCCTGGTGGTGCTGATCAACGGCAACGTCAACTCGGCGGCCGAAGGGCTGGCCGGCGCGCTGAAGCGCGCCGGCCGGGCGCGGTTGGTGGGGGAGACGACGGCCGGCAACACCGAGGTGGTGCTGCCCTACTGCTTCCCCGACGGCGGGGTGGCCATGCTGGCCAGCGGGGTGCTGGCGCCCGTGGGGGCGCCCACCTGGGAGGGGCGGGGCGTGGAGCCCGACCTCGTGGTGGCCGGCGAAGAGGCGCAGCTCGAAGCCGCGGTGAACCTGCTGCGCGGCCGCTAG
- the dnaJ gene encoding molecular chaperone DnaJ has product MKDYYAVLGVSRDASQEEIKKAYRKLALKYHPDKNPGDPGAEERFKEINEAYAVLSDPEQRARYDRFGTADPRQAHPADPGVGDLFDLLGQMFGFNVGGARSRGPRRGEDLEAVVEVTLEQAAKGDEVEVRYRRLVLCEACGGAGGEQQPCPTCGGAGRVRQVQQSLFGQFVTESACPHCRGRGYLLSETCPTCGGRGRLEKQERIRVTIPAGMDEDDLLRVPGAGNQAAGGAGDLYVRVRIRPHPELRREGKHLIHTLKLGLAQAALGSQVNVPTLDGAVPLDIPPGTEHGAVFELEGKGLPDPRGGRPGHLRVVVELEVPKKLSPRARELLRAYAEEVGEEVPAEGWWEKVRKKIFK; this is encoded by the coding sequence ATGAAGGATTACTACGCCGTTCTGGGCGTATCCCGAGACGCCAGCCAGGAGGAGATCAAGAAGGCCTACCGCAAGCTGGCGCTCAAGTACCACCCCGACAAGAACCCCGGCGATCCCGGCGCCGAAGAACGTTTCAAGGAGATCAACGAGGCCTACGCGGTGCTCTCCGACCCCGAGCAGCGGGCCCGCTACGACCGCTTCGGAACCGCCGACCCGCGCCAGGCCCACCCGGCCGACCCGGGGGTGGGCGACCTCTTCGACCTCTTGGGCCAGATGTTCGGCTTCAACGTCGGCGGGGCCCGGAGCCGCGGCCCCCGCCGCGGCGAGGATCTGGAGGCGGTGGTCGAGGTCACCCTGGAACAGGCGGCCAAGGGGGACGAGGTGGAGGTCCGCTACCGCCGGCTGGTGCTCTGCGAGGCCTGCGGCGGCGCGGGCGGCGAGCAGCAACCCTGCCCCACCTGCGGCGGCGCCGGCCGGGTGCGGCAGGTGCAGCAAAGCCTCTTCGGCCAGTTCGTTACCGAGTCGGCCTGCCCCCACTGCCGCGGCCGCGGCTACCTGCTCAGCGAGACCTGCCCCACCTGCGGCGGCCGCGGACGCCTGGAAAAGCAGGAGCGCATCCGGGTCACCATCCCCGCCGGCATGGACGAGGACGACCTGCTGCGCGTACCCGGCGCCGGCAACCAGGCCGCGGGCGGTGCGGGCGACCTCTATGTGCGCGTACGCATCCGGCCCCACCCCGAGCTCAGGCGCGAGGGCAAGCACCTGATCCATACCCTCAAGCTGGGCCTCGCCCAGGCAGCACTGGGCAGCCAGGTGAACGTGCCCACGCTCGACGGCGCGGTGCCGCTCGACATTCCCCCGGGCACCGAACACGGCGCCGTCTTCGAGCTGGAAGGCAAGGGCCTGCCCGACCCCCGCGGCGGCCGACCCGGACACCTGCGCGTCGTCGTGGAACTCGAAGTCCCCAAGAAGCTCTCCCCCCGCGCCCGCGAGCTGCTGCGCGCCTACGCCGAGGAGGTGGGCGAGGAGGTGCCGGCCGAGGGTTGGTGGGAGAAGGTGCGGAAGAAGATATTCAAGTAA
- a CDS encoding replication-associated recombination protein A produces the protein MSLFTPRAPLAERLRPRTLDEVVGQEHLTGPGKPLRVMLENGRLASMIFWGPPGTGKTTLARILASGVDARFIAMSAVSAGVKEVREAVKQAQEAVSAGQPTVLFLDEVHRFNKAQQDALLPHVESGLLTLIGATTENPSFEVNPALRSRARVYVLKALGEDDLMRVLERALISSEGLPEAEAEEEALRLIAAAAMGDARRALNALELAAELGGGRVTLDAAREALGAGQPVFDKGGEAFYDLISALHKSVRGSHVDAALYYLARMLAGGVDPLYVGRRLVRMASEDVGLADPGALRQALAAVEAYQLLGSPEGELALAQATVYLALAPKSNSVYRAFAAARRAVETHPDAEVPLHLRNAPTKLMKELGYSKGYAYYHDDPEASFAQAYLPEPLEPMRFFDPRGEGWERKVAERYRELRQRFSAARRKDPSDPAR, from the coding sequence ATGAGCCTCTTCACCCCCCGCGCCCCCCTGGCCGAACGGCTGCGCCCGCGAACGCTCGACGAGGTGGTGGGTCAGGAACACCTGACGGGCCCGGGCAAGCCCCTGCGGGTCATGCTCGAAAACGGCCGGCTGGCCTCGATGATCTTCTGGGGGCCGCCGGGCACCGGCAAGACGACGCTGGCACGCATCCTCGCCAGCGGGGTCGACGCCCGCTTCATCGCCATGAGCGCGGTGAGCGCCGGGGTGAAGGAGGTGCGCGAGGCCGTCAAGCAGGCGCAGGAGGCCGTGAGCGCGGGGCAGCCGACGGTGCTCTTCCTCGACGAGGTGCACCGTTTCAACAAGGCCCAGCAGGACGCGCTTCTGCCCCACGTGGAGTCGGGGCTGCTGACCCTGATCGGGGCGACGACCGAGAACCCCTCGTTCGAGGTGAACCCGGCGCTGCGCTCGCGGGCGCGGGTCTACGTGCTGAAGGCGCTGGGTGAGGACGACCTGATGCGGGTGCTCGAGCGCGCCCTGATCAGCTCCGAAGGCCTGCCCGAAGCCGAAGCCGAGGAGGAGGCGCTGCGCCTCATCGCCGCCGCCGCCATGGGCGACGCGCGGCGGGCGCTGAACGCGCTCGAGCTGGCCGCCGAGCTGGGCGGCGGGCGCGTCACCCTCGACGCCGCCCGCGAGGCGCTCGGGGCGGGCCAGCCCGTCTTCGACAAGGGCGGCGAGGCCTTCTACGACCTGATCAGCGCCCTGCACAAGAGCGTGCGCGGCTCGCACGTGGACGCCGCGCTCTACTACCTGGCGCGGATGCTCGCCGGCGGGGTGGACCCGCTCTACGTGGGCCGCCGGCTGGTGCGGATGGCCAGCGAGGACGTGGGCCTGGCCGACCCCGGGGCGCTCAGGCAGGCCCTGGCGGCGGTCGAGGCCTACCAGCTGCTGGGCAGCCCCGAGGGCGAGCTGGCGCTCGCCCAGGCCACGGTCTACCTGGCGCTCGCGCCCAAGTCGAACTCGGTCTACCGCGCCTTCGCGGCCGCGCGCCGCGCGGTGGAGACCCACCCCGACGCCGAGGTGCCGCTGCACCTGCGCAACGCCCCCACCAAGCTGATGAAGGAACTGGGCTACAGCAAGGGCTACGCCTACTACCACGACGACCCCGAGGCGAGCTTTGCCCAGGCCTACCTGCCCGAGCCGCTCGAGCCCATGCGCTTCTTCGACCCCCGCGGTGAGGGCTGGGAACGCAAGGTGGCCGAGCGCTACCGCGAGCTGCGCCAGCGCTTCAGCGCCGCCCGGCGCAAGGACCCTTCGGACCCCGCCCGTTGA
- the thrC gene encoding threonine synthase gives MRQPLLERYRDRLPVSPDTPIVSLLEGDTPLVPLKGPPEAAERGVRLFAKYEGLNPTGSFKDRGMTMAVSKAAEHGARAVAAASTGNTAASAAAYAARAGMKAIVVLPAGYVAAGKVAQSLVHGARIVQVSGNFDDALRLVRELTERFPVTLVNSVNPFRIQGQKTLAFEVVDDLGRAPDYHALPVGNAGNITAHWMGYSELYEDGVLESRPRMLGFQAAGAAPIVRGEPVAEPKTVATAIRIGHPASWEGATRARDESGGAIEAVTDEEILRAYHYLAHGEGLFVEPASAASLAGVWRWLREGRIEEGATVVLTLTGHGLKDPGTAEREVRLPDPVAPSLEAVARAAGL, from the coding sequence GTGCGCCAACCCCTGCTCGAACGCTACCGCGACCGCCTCCCCGTGAGCCCCGACACCCCGATCGTCAGCCTGCTCGAGGGCGACACCCCGCTCGTGCCGCTGAAGGGCCCGCCCGAGGCCGCCGAACGCGGCGTGCGCCTCTTCGCCAAGTACGAGGGCCTCAACCCCACGGGCAGCTTCAAGGACCGCGGCATGACGATGGCCGTCAGCAAGGCCGCCGAGCACGGCGCCCGCGCCGTCGCCGCCGCCAGCACCGGCAACACCGCCGCCTCGGCCGCCGCCTACGCCGCGCGCGCCGGCATGAAGGCCATCGTCGTCCTGCCCGCCGGCTACGTGGCCGCCGGCAAGGTGGCCCAGAGCCTGGTGCACGGCGCGCGCATCGTCCAGGTGAGCGGCAACTTCGACGACGCCCTGCGGCTCGTCCGCGAGCTGACCGAGCGCTTCCCCGTCACCCTCGTCAACTCCGTCAACCCCTTCCGCATCCAGGGCCAGAAGACGCTCGCCTTCGAGGTGGTGGACGACCTGGGCCGCGCCCCCGACTACCACGCGCTCCCCGTCGGCAACGCCGGCAACATCACCGCCCACTGGATGGGCTACTCCGAGCTCTACGAGGACGGTGTCCTCGAAAGCCGCCCGCGCATGCTCGGTTTTCAGGCGGCCGGTGCCGCCCCCATCGTGCGCGGCGAACCGGTGGCCGAGCCCAAGACCGTGGCCACCGCCATCCGCATCGGCCACCCCGCCAGCTGGGAGGGCGCGACCCGCGCCCGCGACGAGTCGGGGGGCGCCATCGAGGCGGTGACCGACGAGGAGATCCTGCGCGCCTACCACTATCTGGCGCACGGGGAGGGGTTGTTCGTGGAACCGGCTTCGGCCGCCAGCCTGGCCGGCGTCTGGCGCTGGCTGCGCGAAGGACGGATCGAAGAGGGCGCCACCGTGGTCCTCACCCTGACCGGCCACGGGCTCAAGGACCCGGGCACCGCCGAGCGCGAGGTGCGCCTGCCCGACCCCGTCGCCCCCAGCCTGGAGGCGGTGGCGCGGGCCGCGGGGCTCTAG
- a CDS encoding homoserine dehydrogenase, which translates to METLRIALLGAGTVGSGFVKLLDEHRGRFRALGLEPALTGILVRDPRKPRPGWVPEGLLTTDVGRVFEEVDVVVELMGGTERAGRLVLDALDHGLPVITANKALLAERWEELKPHAMEGLLYYEASVMAGTPVIEPLSGVLRGNRTLELHGILNGSTNYVIGRMEDGLGFAEALTEAQAKGFVEEDPFLDVGGIDAAHKLTVLARLAVDPDFAWEDVRAATRGIQELTREQIFEAEAEGKRIRLVASLVPNGGRWKAMVRPVKLPTNHPLAQAVQARNALLYRGDAVGEVLISGGGAGSAVTASAVVGDLLRMLEGYPGHPPLPEAVPVPDYEPEILEEA; encoded by the coding sequence ATGGAAACGCTGCGCATCGCACTCCTTGGGGCGGGCACGGTCGGCAGCGGGTTCGTCAAGCTGCTCGACGAACACCGCGGGCGCTTCCGGGCGCTGGGCCTCGAGCCCGCCCTGACCGGCATCCTCGTGCGCGACCCCCGCAAGCCAAGGCCCGGTTGGGTTCCGGAAGGGCTGCTGACCACCGACGTCGGGCGCGTCTTCGAGGAGGTCGACGTCGTCGTCGAGCTCATGGGCGGCACCGAGCGGGCCGGGCGGCTGGTGCTCGACGCTTTGGACCATGGACTGCCGGTGATCACCGCCAACAAGGCGCTGCTGGCGGAACGCTGGGAGGAGCTCAAACCCCACGCCATGGAAGGCCTCCTCTACTACGAGGCGAGCGTCATGGCGGGGACGCCGGTAATCGAGCCGCTCTCCGGTGTGCTCCGCGGCAACCGCACGCTCGAGCTGCACGGCATCCTGAACGGCAGCACCAACTACGTCATCGGCCGCATGGAGGACGGCCTGGGCTTCGCCGAGGCCCTGACCGAGGCGCAGGCCAAGGGCTTCGTGGAGGAGGATCCCTTCCTCGACGTCGGCGGCATCGACGCCGCCCACAAGCTCACCGTGCTCGCCCGCCTCGCCGTCGACCCCGACTTCGCCTGGGAAGACGTGCGCGCCGCCACCCGCGGCATCCAGGAGCTGACCCGTGAACAAATCTTCGAGGCCGAGGCCGAAGGCAAGCGCATCCGCCTGGTGGCCAGCCTCGTGCCCAACGGCGGCCGCTGGAAGGCCATGGTGCGCCCGGTCAAGCTGCCGACGAACCATCCCCTGGCGCAGGCGGTGCAGGCGCGCAACGCCCTCCTCTACCGCGGCGACGCCGTCGGGGAGGTCCTCATCAGCGGCGGCGGAGCCGGCAGCGCGGTGACGGCCAGCGCGGTCGTGGGCGACCTGCTGCGCATGCTCGAGGGCTACCCGGGGCATCCGCCGCTTCCCGAAGCCGTGCCGGTGCCCGACTACGAACCCGAGATCCTGGAGGAAGCCTGA
- the thrS gene encoding threonine--tRNA ligase yields MKIRLPDGKEIELPEGSTARDVAEKISRSLAKEAVGAIVNGEVYDLFKPLPEGAEVRILTRKDPEYQLLFRHTLAHVMAQAVKEFFAKKGYDPEEVKLGIGPVIENGFYYDIDAPEPISDADLPEIEKLMQRIIKRNLPLRRYVLEREEALARYRGKDPYKTELIEDLPEGEEISFYEQEGFTDLCRGPHVPSTGKIPPHFKLTHVAGAYWRGDESRPMLQRIYGVAFRTKEELEHYLWQLEEAKKRDHRRLGRQLELFHIDPMVGKGLVLWLPKGNVLREELIAFMREEQVKRGYQLVTTPHIGSLELYKTSGHYPYYAESQFPPMELEDGEAYLLKPMNCPHHVRIYAMRPRSYRELPLRLAEFGTVYRFEQSGELHGLTRVRGFTQDDAHIFCSPEQVKEEFLGVLDLTLKVFGTLGMGDFRVRIGVRDPESDKYVGDAEHWAVAERQIQEACDEAGLDYTIEEGDAAFYGPKLDFVVKDVLGREWQLGTIQVDYNLPERFDISYKGPDGEPHRPVMIHRAPFGSLERFIGILIEHFAGEFPLWLAPVQVVVVPITDRHHDYARKVRAELEAAGLRVEVDDRPERMNAKIRDAETQKVPVILVVGDKEQEEGTVAVRDRRSGERATRPLAEVVQDLAERVRTRARE; encoded by the coding sequence ATGAAGATTCGCCTGCCGGACGGAAAAGAGATCGAGCTTCCCGAGGGGAGCACGGCCAGGGACGTGGCCGAGAAGATCAGCCGCAGCCTGGCCAAGGAGGCCGTGGGCGCGATCGTGAACGGCGAGGTCTACGACCTCTTCAAACCCCTACCCGAAGGGGCCGAGGTGCGCATCCTCACCCGTAAGGACCCCGAGTACCAGCTGCTCTTCCGCCACACCCTGGCCCACGTGATGGCCCAGGCCGTCAAGGAGTTCTTTGCCAAGAAGGGCTACGACCCCGAGGAGGTCAAGCTGGGCATCGGGCCGGTGATCGAAAACGGCTTCTACTACGACATCGACGCGCCCGAACCCATCTCGGACGCCGACCTGCCCGAGATCGAAAAGCTGATGCAGCGGATCATCAAGCGGAACCTGCCGCTGCGCCGCTACGTGCTCGAGCGCGAGGAGGCCCTGGCCCGCTACCGCGGCAAGGACCCCTACAAGACCGAGCTGATCGAGGACCTGCCCGAGGGCGAGGAGATCAGCTTTTACGAGCAGGAGGGGTTCACCGACCTCTGCCGCGGGCCCCACGTGCCCAGCACCGGCAAGATCCCGCCCCACTTCAAGCTGACCCACGTGGCCGGCGCTTACTGGCGCGGTGACGAGTCGCGGCCGATGCTGCAGCGCATCTACGGCGTGGCCTTCCGCACCAAGGAGGAGCTGGAGCACTACCTCTGGCAGCTGGAGGAGGCCAAGAAGCGCGACCACCGGCGACTGGGCAGGCAGCTCGAGCTCTTCCACATCGATCCCATGGTGGGCAAGGGGCTGGTCCTCTGGCTGCCCAAGGGCAACGTGCTGCGCGAAGAGCTGATCGCCTTCATGCGCGAGGAGCAGGTCAAACGGGGCTACCAGCTCGTCACCACCCCCCACATCGGCAGCCTCGAGCTCTACAAGACGAGCGGCCACTACCCCTACTACGCCGAGAGCCAGTTCCCGCCGATGGAGCTCGAAGACGGCGAGGCCTACCTGCTCAAGCCCATGAACTGCCCCCACCACGTGCGCATCTACGCCATGCGGCCGCGCAGCTACCGCGAGCTGCCGCTGCGCCTCGCCGAGTTCGGCACCGTCTACCGCTTCGAGCAGTCGGGCGAGCTGCACGGCCTCACCCGGGTGCGCGGCTTCACCCAGGACGACGCCCACATCTTCTGCTCCCCCGAGCAGGTGAAGGAGGAGTTTTTGGGGGTGCTCGACCTGACCCTCAAGGTCTTCGGCACCCTGGGGATGGGCGACTTCCGGGTGCGCATCGGGGTGCGCGACCCCGAGTCGGACAAGTACGTGGGCGACGCCGAGCACTGGGCCGTCGCCGAGCGGCAGATCCAGGAGGCCTGCGACGAGGCGGGGCTCGACTACACGATCGAGGAGGGCGACGCCGCCTTCTACGGTCCCAAGCTCGACTTCGTCGTCAAGGACGTGCTGGGGCGCGAGTGGCAGCTGGGTACGATCCAGGTGGACTACAACCTTCCCGAGCGCTTCGACATCAGCTACAAGGGGCCGGACGGCGAGCCCCACCGCCCGGTGATGATCCACCGCGCCCCCTTCGGCAGCCTGGAGCGGTTCATTGGCATCCTCATCGAGCACTTCGCCGGCGAGTTCCCGCTGTGGTTGGCGCCGGTGCAGGTCGTGGTCGTGCCCATCACCGACCGCCACCACGACTACGCCCGCAAGGTCCGGGCCGAGCTCGAGGCCGCCGGGCTGCGCGTGGAGGTGGACGACCGCCCCGAGCGCATGAACGCCAAGATCCGCGACGCCGAGACCCAGAAGGTGCCGGTGATCCTGGTGGTCGGCGACAAGGAGCAGGAGGAGGGCACCGTGGCCGTGCGCGACCGCCGCAGCGGCGAGCGGGCGACCCGGCCGCTCGCCGAGGTGGTGCAGGACCTGGCCGAACGGGTGCGCACCCGCGCGCGGGAGTAA
- a CDS encoding ATP cone domain-containing protein, which translates to MPEIYVTTSRGMRWPFSKGLVIESLVSAGVDLGVADEIAHAIERELRASGATQVASEELKRRMTAAVAERLGPEAAARVARQTQSFEEILVEDEHGERPFSKGLLVRSLEEAGFSLREAHALAKQVEQRLRQAGKGRIEADELEDFVAQIIKEQYGKDARKRYQKRLEYGGGIFVVEPGGEPRVPFSKGILSQSLMAAGLTPDRAYRLAREVERELIRDGHRVVGRDELRERVVRLLERRIGDEVAERYRVLRAVRRLERPMHILIGGVSGVGKSTLAASLAYRLGITRMTSSDSVREILRATTTRDLVPTLHTSSFDAWKALAEVLGLEGEPGDEVVLQGFRDQVARVSVGIRAIQERNARERTSVVIEGVHVVPGFLSHPLQSEVVQIPMLVVVRDEKLHRDRFRLRERETSGRRPVDKYLANFGALRMIQDHLEALARAMGVPVIPGDNLDKAVDKGLEVITERFHDLFRAQERDGARA; encoded by the coding sequence ATGCCGGAGATCTACGTGACCACCTCGCGCGGAATGCGCTGGCCCTTTTCCAAGGGGCTGGTCATCGAGTCGCTCGTCAGCGCGGGCGTCGACCTCGGGGTGGCCGACGAGATCGCCCACGCGATCGAGCGCGAGCTGCGCGCGAGCGGGGCGACGCAGGTCGCCAGTGAGGAGCTGAAGCGGCGCATGACCGCGGCCGTCGCCGAGCGCCTCGGCCCCGAGGCCGCCGCGCGGGTGGCGCGGCAGACCCAGAGCTTCGAAGAAATCCTCGTCGAGGACGAGCACGGCGAGCGGCCTTTCTCGAAAGGGCTGCTGGTGCGCAGCCTCGAGGAGGCCGGCTTTTCGCTGCGTGAGGCCCACGCCCTGGCCAAGCAGGTGGAGCAGCGCCTGCGCCAGGCGGGGAAGGGGCGCATCGAGGCCGACGAGCTCGAGGACTTCGTCGCGCAGATCATCAAGGAGCAGTACGGCAAGGACGCCCGCAAGCGCTACCAGAAGCGGCTCGAGTACGGCGGCGGCATCTTCGTGGTCGAGCCCGGCGGGGAGCCACGGGTGCCCTTTTCCAAGGGAATTCTCTCCCAGTCGCTGATGGCCGCGGGGCTCACCCCCGACCGCGCCTACCGCCTGGCGCGCGAGGTGGAGCGCGAGCTGATCCGCGACGGGCACCGGGTGGTGGGCCGCGACGAGCTGCGCGAGCGGGTGGTGCGGCTGCTGGAGCGCCGCATCGGCGACGAGGTGGCCGAGCGCTACCGGGTGCTGCGCGCGGTGCGGAGGCTCGAGCGCCCCATGCACATCCTCATCGGCGGCGTCAGCGGCGTGGGCAAGAGCACGCTCGCCGCCTCGCTGGCCTACCGGCTGGGCATCACCCGCATGACCTCCAGCGACTCGGTGCGCGAGATCCTGCGCGCCACCACGACCCGCGACCTGGTGCCCACCCTGCACACTTCTTCGTTCGACGCCTGGAAGGCACTCGCCGAGGTGCTGGGGCTCGAGGGCGAGCCCGGCGACGAGGTGGTCCTCCAGGGCTTCCGCGACCAGGTGGCCCGGGTGAGCGTGGGCATCCGCGCCATTCAGGAGCGCAACGCCCGCGAGCGCACCTCGGTGGTCATCGAGGGGGTGCACGTGGTTCCGGGCTTCCTCAGCCACCCGCTGCAGTCGGAGGTGGTGCAGATCCCCATGCTCGTCGTGGTGCGCGACGAAAAGCTCCACCGCGACCGCTTCCGCCTGCGCGAGCGCGAGACCTCGGGCCGGCGGCCGGTCGACAAGTACCTGGCCAACTTCGGGGCCTTGCGGATGATCCAGGACCACCTCGAGGCCCTGGCGCGGGCGATGGGCGTGCCCGTGATTCCCGGCGACAACCTCGACAAGGCCGTCGACAAGGGGCTCGAGGTCATCACCGAACGCTTCCACGACCTGTTTCGCGCCCAAGAGCGCGACGGGGCGCGCGCATGA